A region of Canis lupus familiaris isolate Mischka breed German Shepherd chromosome 38, alternate assembly UU_Cfam_GSD_1.0, whole genome shotgun sequence DNA encodes the following proteins:
- the FCRL6 gene encoding Fc receptor-like protein 6 isoform X9, which translates to MATVRTCSRATHVTWQDEDEEADTYPSDLAVLREPEARPAEPASRTWVTWSPARPSPSVLHPPPLPDLTVPQGMSVIYTEVRCSRLADVPATRPKTRSRTHEAPPTLGTSRKPCTTDGTAPAPPTVASSAPQGASGDPNPSASP; encoded by the exons ATGGCAACGGTGAGGACCTGCAGCAGGGCCACGCACG TCACTTGGCAGGATGAGGATGAAGAAGCTGATACGTATCCTTCAGACCTCGCAGTCCTAAGGGAGCCTGAGG CCCGGCCTGCCGAGCCAGCCTCGAGGACCTGGGTGACTTGGAGCCCGGCTCGCCCCTCACCGTCCGTGTTACATCCGCCTCCTCTTCCTGACCTGACTGTCCCACAGGGCATGTCTGTCATCTACACCGAGGTGAGATGCTCCCGGCTTGCTGACGTTCCAGCCACAAGGCCCAAGACAAGAAGCAGGACCCACGAAGCACCCCCCACCCTGGGAACTTCGAGGAAGCCCTGTACTACTGATGGCACCGCCCCAGCACCACCCACCGTGGCCTCCAGCGCTCCCCAGGGGGCCAGCGGGGACCCCAACCCCTCTGCAAGTCCCTGA
- the FCRL6 gene encoding Fc receptor-like protein 6 isoform X8, translating into MLGSPQAPRGRTASFSFTVMSARDAGSYFCQAQNNVSKETSEPKTFSLDGPPPTQDPPPAPAGEQHAVYGNVTWQDEDEEADTYPSDLAVLREPEARPAEPASRTWVTWSPARPSPSVLHPPPLPDLTVPQGMSVIYTEVRCSRLADVPATRPKTRSRTHEAPPTLGTSRKPCTTDGTAPAPPTVASSAPQGASGDPNPSASP; encoded by the exons ATGCTGGGGAGCCCCCAGGCTCCGCGTGGTAGGACCGCCTCCTTCTCCTTCACCGTGATGTCAGCGCGGGATGCCGGGAGCTACTTCTGCCAGGCCCAGAACAACGTCTCCAAAGAGACGAGTGAGCCCAAGACGTTCTCCCTGGACG GGCCGCCTCCGACCCAGGatccgcccccagccccagccggaGAGCAGCACGCGGTGTATGGCAACG TCACTTGGCAGGATGAGGATGAAGAAGCTGATACGTATCCTTCAGACCTCGCAGTCCTAAGGGAGCCTGAGG CCCGGCCTGCCGAGCCAGCCTCGAGGACCTGGGTGACTTGGAGCCCGGCTCGCCCCTCACCGTCCGTGTTACATCCGCCTCCTCTTCCTGACCTGACTGTCCCACAGGGCATGTCTGTCATCTACACCGAGGTGAGATGCTCCCGGCTTGCTGACGTTCCAGCCACAAGGCCCAAGACAAGAAGCAGGACCCACGAAGCACCCCCCACCCTGGGAACTTCGAGGAAGCCCTGTACTACTGATGGCACCGCCCCAGCACCACCCACCGTGGCCTCCAGCGCTCCCCAGGGGGCCAGCGGGGACCCCAACCCCTCTGCAAGTCCCTGA
- the FCRL6 gene encoding Fc receptor-like protein 6 isoform X1, with amino-acid sequence MLGSPQAPRGRTASFSFTVMSARDAGSYFCQAQNNVSKETSEPKTFSLDGPPPTQDPPPAPAGEQHAVYGNVTWQDEDEEADTYPSDLAVLREPEARPAEPASRTWGMSVIYTEVRCSRLADVPATRPKTRSRTHEAPPTLGTSRKPCTTDGTAPAPPTVASSAPQGASGDPNPSASP; translated from the exons ATGCTGGGGAGCCCCCAGGCTCCGCGTGGTAGGACCGCCTCCTTCTCCTTCACCGTGATGTCAGCGCGGGATGCCGGGAGCTACTTCTGCCAGGCCCAGAACAACGTCTCCAAAGAGACGAGTGAGCCCAAGACGTTCTCCCTGGACG GGCCGCCTCCGACCCAGGatccgcccccagccccagccggaGAGCAGCACGCGGTGTATGGCAACG TCACTTGGCAGGATGAGGATGAAGAAGCTGATACGTATCCTTCAGACCTCGCAGTCCTAAGGGAGCCTGAGG CCCGGCCTGCCGAGCCAGCCTCGAGGACCTGG GGCATGTCTGTCATCTACACCGAGGTGAGATGCTCCCGGCTTGCTGACGTTCCAGCCACAAGGCCCAAGACAAGAAGCAGGACCCACGAAGCACCCCCCACCCTGGGAACTTCGAGGAAGCCCTGTACTACTGATGGCACCGCCCCAGCACCACCCACCGTGGCCTCCAGCGCTCCCCAGGGGGCCAGCGGGGACCCCAACCCCTCTGCAAGTCCCTGA